The Kluyveromyces marxianus DMKU3-1042 DNA, complete genome, chromosome 7 DNA segment AGTTGCACGAGGACTGTCTTTCGAGAGATCACGAGTATCCGATGTTGCGTGTGAAGGAGGGTtctgaggaagaagaagtgttgaacaagttgaatGCGAACTTGATGGAGGACAAGTTGTACTTTTCGAAGGAGTATTGCGAGTCACAGGGGTTGGAGAGCGAGGAAGCACAGGTGGAGCCTTGGATTCCGATTACCCAGGAGGAGAAACAGGTTTTGATGGAGGAAAAAGACAAGTACAGGGCACCGCTTTTGCATTTTACCACTAGCGTTTCGAGCGGCACGTATATCCGGTCGTTGATCAGCGACATTGGGAAAGCGATGCGGTCTTCGTGCTACATGGTGAAGTTGATCCGTTGCCAGCAACAGGAGTGGGCCTTGGACAGGCAGAATGTGTTTAAGCTGGAGCACTTTGAAAACAACGATGAGAAAGTGTGGTCTGCGGTATTGCAGAAAGTGTTGAGCGAGGGTTCGAGCGTGAATGTTGAGCAGGAAATCGCTAGGGTAGCATCATCAGCGGAACCCACTGCTGCCCCAGTGGAAACATCTGCCCCAGTGGAAACATCTGCTGCTCCAGCCGAACCAGTGGCCCTAGAAGACCGCCCGGaaaccaaaagaacaaggtcTCAggaagaggatgaagacgaagacacagaacaaaacaagaacaactaACTCTAACTTCTAAATAATCCTTACTTActtacatatatataataatatactAATACCCATGCCCCCTGCCTCAATACTTCATGGTCGGATCCTTGACCACTAGATCACTGGTGTTACCGATGAAGTTGCACGTCAAGAACGTCTCGTTCGGATGGAAAAAGTTGTAACTGTTCAACATCAAGTCTCGGTACGTCCTATATGGCGGACAAGAGAACCCAAAATCCGGTGGGCAATCGCGCTGCATGGTGACACACGTATCGATACAGGGCAAAATCTCATAATAGTCGCTTGCCGGCTTGATCAGCTCATCCAACTTGTCGTTTCGACTCTCGGAAGCGCTCCGGTAGATATAGTAATCTGTCTTGGTAGTGGTGCACCGAGGAATACTAACAGAACATAGCCAGTCCTTGTAGGCCACTTTACAATCGTCACACGATCTGAGCGGAGAGTACAATTCGTCCTCCGAAGCGTCGCACGTAATCATCTGCATCGCAAGGCTGAAGTTCGAATAGAAGGACTCCGCTATGGAATCGTAAACGTTGGCTAACTCGCTCTTGTCTTCGTACTTCAACAGCGAAGAAGACGGAACAGAATACGCAAGACCATCACAAAACCCAAGGCCAAAGATAAGCGTGCATGATGGATCGCTCATTGTTGTGAACTTTTGCTTCGCAAACACTACACCACTATTAGCGCTCAAAGATTCCGAAGACGTGGACGCAAGTTTCTTGGTAAGGAACGCAACGTACGTGGTTGAGCCGTTGAGCCCCGTGATATGGAACTGCTCCCTTAGATTCCCATTCCGCTTCGTCAGAGACTTGTAGGCCCCCAGATCTGTTATCGAAAGAGACACGTTCTCGCTCACCTTCGGGTCATACGTGCTGTTCACAGAACTCACAAGGTAAGGCCCATTCTTAATGGCGCACAACGACTTGGTTAGACCCATTTCATCGAAGTAGTTCTCGTACCGGGACTCATAAACGTACACATCGTAGAAACTCATGTTGGAAATGGAGTACTGGGTGTCCCAGTTCAAGTTCGCTAGCGATATGTTGCCCGATACCAATAAAGCCGAGTTATAATCCGTATCTACGACGTCCAACCACTGCCTTTTGTCCCACTGGTACGCAAGATCGCTCTGCGATACCGCCAGCTGGTACAGCCAGGCGTCCTGCTCCGGGTCATCATCGCCATCGAGCTCATACGGCTTGCCCGTATAGTTGTTGATCAGCTGCACAGACATGTACAAGGTAGAGTTCCCAGTAAAGTTTGaagtactactactgctgctgctgctgctcaGATCGCCAGAAGTAAACGGCATAACAGCCAACGCCTCCATATACCCGTCCGAAAATATCGAGTATTGAGCATTGCTAGCGTTCATGGGCCACGAGAACGAGTAGAAGATCGAAAGCGTCACATTGGTGCCCGGATTCTTGGGATACTTGCATATGTTCCCACTAAGAAAGATGAACAACTCGTAGCTCTGCAACACAAATGCGTTACTGTTTGACGCATTGATGGGAAATTCATAGTAGTCCGTCTGGCCCTTCAAAATACTCGCATACACGGGGTTCCAGTCTCGTATTACTTCGGGATTCGTTTCGTTACCTCCATGTCCGCTTTTATATTTAGAGTATGAAACCGACGCCCAACTGGACCCGCAAAACGCCCAAAACCACACCAGATACTCGAAAACCAGCCACCGTTGCATGATAAATTATTGTTCCAGCCTCCAAACGAAAGCTTGAGAGGCAGTAGCAGCTGTTTTTGCCGTTTTCCTTTGTCCctttttacttcttcttataTTTGGTGATGATATATGGCATGGCATAttgaaaagctttaaaCTTGATAACttttaaagctttaaacGATGCAGCAATAAATGagagggaaagaaaagggaAGAACACCGTGAAGGGACTCAATCCGAGGGTGAAAAGTGGATTCTCGATATCAGAAAGTACCCTATTTGCCCCTATTTGCCCCAATTTACTCTGACTGCCCCCCCATTATTCCCAATGCAAAGATCAGAAGAGAACTTACCGTGGATCGAAAAGTACAGACCGGAAACGCTAGACGACGTCTACGGCCAGCCCAGCGTCGTCAACACCGTCAGAAAGTTCGTCCACGAGGGCAGGCTACCACACCTACTATTCTACGGACCCCCGGGCACCGGTAAAACAAGCACCATCGTCGCCCTCGCCCGCGAGATATACGGCCCAAACTACAGAAACATGGTCCTCGAACTCAACGCCAGTGACGACAGAGGTATCGACGTCGTCAGAAACCAGATCAAGGACTTCGCCAGCACCAGACAGATCTTCAGCAAGGGCTTCAAGCTCATCATTCTCGATGAAGCAGACGCAATGACCAACGCTGCCCAAAACGCTCTAAGAAGAATCATCGAGCGCTACACCAAGAACACCAGGTTCTGCATCCTCGCAAACTACGCCCACAAGCTGACCCCGGCCCTCTTGTCCAGATGCACAAGGTTCAGGTTCCAGCCGCTCCCGGAAGCTGCCATCGAACGCCGCATCGCCAACGTCCTCGTCAAGGAACACCTCCAGCTCTCGCCCGAGGCCCACCAGGCCCTCATCAAGCTCTCCCAGGGCGACATGAGACGTGTGCTAAACGTCCTACAGGCCGCAAGAGCGACCCTGGACGACCCTGATCCTAGCACTACTGATTCCCACACCATCACCGAAGATGTCATCTACGAGTGCATAGGTGCTCCGCACCCACGTGACCTCGAAACGATGCTCGACTCCATCCTCAAGGACGACTGGACTACAACGACATACACGGTGAACAAGATCCGGGCCACGCGCGGGCTCGCGCTCATCGACATGATCGAGGGCATGGCTGAACTGCTGGACGACTACGAGCTCAAGCAAGAGACCAGGACAGAGCTGCTGGCTGCCCTGAGCGACGTTGAGTATGCGATTGCAAGAGGAGGGAACGATGTGATTCAGACGAGCGCAACCATAGGTACCATCAAACGGTGCATGGAACTCGAACTGTGAAGTGTATAGCTAAGTAACGGCCAGAGAATATATTACGGGTACTTAACCACGAAATTTCGTTGCATTACTGCTTCGGTGGGTAATTATATTTCGTGATAGGAACGCGAAACGCGAAACTTTTCAGTGAAGAAGCAGCGAAAAAGCTGGCAAAGGCTACTAAAGGCAGGTAAAGACTTCCTAAGGCAGGTAAAAGAGGTGGTAAAGCGAGTATGTGAGGCATGTTAAATGTTTCTAAAAGGAGCTGGCACAGGTGTTCTGGCACAGGTTCTGTGGAGGGGGAGTAATAATTTTTCCCGAAACGTTTCGCCAAGAGACAGTAGTTAGTAGAGGTATAGGCGATATTTGGTGAGGTTTGAGAGGAATGGGGTTTGGAAGGGCCTGGGAGCCTGGGAGATCACGAAAATGTAGTGGATGTGGTATTTCCAGAAGCAGGAATGATAGAGAC contains these protein-coding regions:
- the RFC3 gene encoding replication factor C subunit 3, with translation MQRSEENLPWIEKYRPETLDDVYGQPSVVNTVRKFVHEGRLPHLLFYGPPGTGKTSTIVALAREIYGPNYRNMVLELNASDDRGIDVVRNQIKDFASTRQIFSKGFKLIILDEADAMTNAAQNALRRIIERYTKNTRFCILANYAHKLTPALLSRCTRFRFQPLPEAAIERRIANVLVKEHLQLSPEAHQALIKLSQGDMRRVLNVLQAARATLDDPDPSTTDSHTITEDVIYECIGAPHPRDLETMLDSILKDDWTTTTYTVNKIRATRGLALIDMIEGMAELLDDYELKQETRTELLAALSDVEYAIARGGNDVIQTSATIGTIKRCMELEL
- the MID1 gene encoding Mid1p, which produces MQRWLVFEYLVWFWAFCGSSWASVSYSKYKSGHGGNETNPEVIRDWNPVYASILKGQTDYYEFPINASNSNAFVLQSYELFIFLSGNICKYPKNPGTNVTLSIFYSFSWPMNASNAQYSIFSDGYMEALAVMPFTSGDLSSSSSSSSTSNFTGNSTLYMSVQLINNYTGKPYELDGDDDPEQDAWLYQLAVSQSDLAYQWDKRQWLDVVDTDYNSALLVSGNISLANLNWDTQYSISNMSFYDVYVYESRYENYFDEMGLTKSLCAIKNGPYLVSSVNSTYDPKVSENVSLSITDLGAYKSLTKRNGNLREQFHITGLNGSTTYVAFLTKKLASTSSESLSANSGVVFAKQKFTTMSDPSCTLIFGLGFCDGLAYSVPSSSLLKYEDKSELANVYDSIAESFYSNFSLAMQMITCDASEDELYSPLRSCDDCKVAYKDWLCSVSIPRCTTTKTDYYIYRSASESRNDKLDELIKPASDYYEILPCIDTCVTMQRDCPPDFGFSCPPYRTYRDLMLNSYNFFHPNETFLTCNFIGNTSDLVVKDPTMKY
- the PUS4 gene encoding pseudouridine synthase PUS4, translated to MNGIFAIEKPSGVSSNNFLQQVKNALMKSSIFQSEIQRAVMERSQQYAKETGKKPSKRKLRKVSQIKMGHGGTLDPLASGVMVIGIGTGTKKLSEYLGNCTKVYETEALFGVGTTSGDSEGDIIAETSVKHLNWEDLKSVESKFVGHLKQTPPIYAALKLNGKPLYEYAREGIPLPKAIEPRQIQIHSLQLHEDCLSRDHEYPMLRVKEGSEEEEVLNKLNANLMEDKLYFSKEYCESQGLESEEAQVEPWIPITQEEKQVLMEEKDKYRAPLLHFTTSVSSGTYIRSLISDIGKAMRSSCYMVKLIRCQQQEWALDRQNVFKLEHFENNDEKVWSAVLQKVLSEGSSVNVEQEIARVASSAEPTAAPVETSAPVETSAAPAEPVALEDRPETKRTRSQEEDEDEDTEQNKNN